One Halobacterium zhouii genomic region harbors:
- a CDS encoding RimK family alpha-L-glutamate ligase, which produces MQVGILYSRIRKDEKLLLDELRERGHDVTKVDVRDHGFGLDDTDAPLADCDVVVDRCLATSRSVYLTRFCESYDIRGSEVTAGSSDERSESGGVPVVNSAETAAVCADKAKTSLALADAGVPTPDTTVAFTTDSALDAIESYGYPCVLKPVVGSWGRLMAKIESKSAAEAILEHKATLGHYEHSVFYVQEFVPKPDRDIRVVAVDGEPVAAMTRSGDHWLTNAAKGSETAAFGIDDEVADLVAAASDAVGGGLLGIDLMETGDGYTVHEVNHTVEFKALDEATDVDVPAAVADWLETKAATQVEVTA; this is translated from the coding sequence TTGCAGGTGGGCATCCTCTACTCGCGCATCCGGAAGGACGAGAAGCTCCTCCTGGACGAACTGCGCGAGCGCGGCCACGACGTGACGAAAGTGGACGTGCGCGACCACGGCTTCGGGCTCGACGACACCGACGCGCCACTCGCGGACTGCGACGTCGTCGTCGACCGCTGTCTGGCCACGAGCAGGAGCGTCTACCTCACGCGCTTCTGCGAGTCGTACGACATCCGCGGGAGCGAAGTGACCGCGGGCTCGTCGGACGAGCGAAGCGAGTCCGGCGGTGTTCCCGTGGTGAACAGCGCCGAGACGGCCGCGGTCTGTGCGGACAAGGCGAAGACGAGCCTCGCGCTCGCTGACGCCGGCGTCCCCACGCCGGACACCACCGTCGCGTTCACCACCGACAGCGCGCTCGACGCCATCGAGTCCTACGGCTACCCCTGCGTCCTGAAGCCAGTCGTCGGCTCCTGGGGCCGCCTCATGGCGAAAATCGAGTCGAAGAGCGCCGCCGAAGCCATTCTGGAGCACAAGGCGACGCTCGGCCACTACGAGCACAGCGTCTTCTACGTCCAGGAGTTCGTCCCGAAACCCGACCGCGACATCCGCGTGGTCGCCGTCGACGGCGAACCCGTCGCGGCGATGACGCGCTCGGGCGACCACTGGCTCACGAACGCCGCGAAGGGCAGCGAGACGGCGGCGTTCGGGATCGACGACGAGGTGGCCGACCTCGTCGCGGCGGCGAGTGACGCCGTTGGCGGCGGGCTACTCGGCATCGACCTGATGGAGACGGGAGACGGGTACACCGTCCACGAGGTCAACCACACGGTCGAGTTCAAGGCACTCGACGAGGCGACCGACGTGGACGTCCCAGCGGCAGTCGCCGACTGGCTGGAGACGAAGGCAGCCACGCAGGTGGAGGTGACCGCCTGA
- the argC gene encoding N-acetyl-gamma-glutamyl-phosphate reductase yields the protein MAATGSENESDANGVATTAAVVGASGFAGGELLRLLAGHPEFDVTQATSREYANKTVGSVHPNLRGQNLRFTEPTDLESVDVLFAAAPHGVAMEHVDEWRDIADTVVDLSADFRLQTEAQYEEWYDGHSAPEHLEGSVYALPEVSREKLPGANLLAGGGCNATATILGLLPLYEAGLLDDAEIVVDVKVGSSEGGTGGGPAASHAERSGVVRPYAATGHRHEAEIEQLFGRSVSFTAHAVDMVRGASATSHVLFEETPSKADLWSAYREAYDDEPFVRTVAGGGGVYRYPEPKAVAGTNHAEVGFELDEANGRVVTFSAIDNVTKGSAGQAVHAANVALGFEETAGLEFAGLHPVGAP from the coding sequence ATGGCGGCCACCGGAAGCGAGAACGAGAGCGACGCGAACGGCGTGGCCACCACCGCGGCAGTCGTCGGCGCGAGCGGGTTCGCGGGCGGCGAACTCCTGCGCCTGCTCGCAGGCCACCCCGAGTTCGACGTGACGCAGGCGACCAGTCGCGAGTACGCGAACAAGACGGTCGGCAGCGTCCACCCAAACCTCCGGGGACAGAACCTCCGGTTCACGGAACCGACGGACCTCGAGTCCGTGGACGTGCTGTTCGCGGCGGCGCCCCACGGCGTCGCGATGGAACACGTCGACGAGTGGCGGGACATCGCGGACACCGTCGTCGACCTGAGCGCGGACTTCCGCCTCCAGACCGAAGCGCAGTACGAGGAGTGGTACGACGGGCACAGCGCACCTGAACACCTCGAAGGCTCGGTGTACGCGCTTCCCGAAGTGTCGCGGGAGAAGCTCCCGGGGGCGAATCTCCTCGCCGGCGGTGGCTGTAACGCCACCGCGACGATTCTCGGCCTGCTGCCGCTGTACGAGGCCGGTCTGCTGGACGACGCCGAGATCGTTGTCGACGTGAAGGTCGGCTCCTCGGAAGGCGGGACCGGCGGCGGCCCCGCCGCGTCCCACGCCGAGCGCTCGGGCGTCGTCCGCCCGTACGCGGCGACCGGCCACCGCCACGAGGCCGAAATCGAGCAGTTGTTCGGCCGCTCCGTGTCGTTCACGGCCCACGCCGTCGACATGGTTCGGGGCGCGAGCGCGACCAGCCACGTCCTCTTCGAGGAGACGCCCTCGAAGGCCGACCTCTGGAGCGCGTACCGTGAGGCGTACGACGACGAACCGTTCGTGCGCACGGTCGCGGGCGGGGGCGGCGTCTACCGCTACCCCGAGCCGAAAGCGGTCGCGGGCACGAACCACGCGGAAGTCGGCTTCGAACTGGACGAGGCGAACGGCCGCGTCGTCACCTTCAGCGCCATCGACAACGTGACGAAGGGGTCGGCAGGACAGGCCGTCCACGCGGCGAACGTCGCGCTCGGCTTCGAGGAGACCGCCGGCCTCGAGTTCGCGGGGCTCCACCCCGTGGGGGCGCCATGA
- a CDS encoding argininosuccinate synthase yields the protein MTGGTVALAFSGGLDTTVCVPLLKEEYGYDDVVGVTVDVGQPEAEFADAHETAAALGVEHYVVDAKAEFAERCFDAVQANATYQGYPLGTALARPVIAEAILEVAEEQGCAALAHGCTGKGNDQLRFEAVWRASDLDVLAPVRELGLTREWEIEYAAEKGLPVEAGNDGEWSIDTNLWSRSVEGGDLEDPGYQPSEDIYDWTDAPSGETETVDVGFEQGVPVSVDGEEMEPVHLVEYLNDLAGSYGVGRTDLMEDRMLGLKVRENYEHPAATTLLAAHEALEGLVLTKDERDFKQQVDQQWAQKAYEGLADHPLVAALDSFVEETQQTVTGTVTVKFEGGQARPVARESEHAVYSADAASFDTETVAGIEQEDATGVAKYHGFQSRLANASKPELAPDGGNTTTVDAVDAGSDGATETSTEEDAE from the coding sequence ATGACAGGAGGAACCGTCGCGCTCGCCTTCTCGGGCGGGCTCGACACGACAGTCTGCGTACCGCTGCTGAAAGAAGAGTACGGCTACGACGACGTCGTCGGTGTCACGGTCGACGTCGGCCAGCCAGAGGCCGAGTTCGCCGACGCCCACGAGACGGCGGCCGCGCTCGGCGTCGAGCATTACGTCGTGGACGCGAAGGCGGAGTTCGCGGAGCGCTGCTTCGACGCGGTGCAGGCGAACGCGACGTACCAGGGCTACCCCCTGGGGACCGCGCTCGCGCGCCCCGTAATCGCGGAGGCGATTCTGGAGGTCGCCGAGGAACAGGGCTGTGCGGCGCTCGCACACGGCTGCACCGGGAAGGGCAACGACCAGTTGCGCTTCGAGGCGGTGTGGCGCGCGAGCGACCTCGACGTGCTCGCACCCGTTCGCGAACTCGGGCTGACCCGTGAGTGGGAGATCGAGTACGCCGCGGAGAAGGGACTCCCCGTCGAGGCGGGCAACGACGGCGAGTGGAGCATCGACACGAACCTCTGGAGTCGCTCCGTGGAGGGCGGCGACCTGGAGGACCCCGGCTACCAGCCGAGTGAGGACATCTACGACTGGACCGACGCCCCGTCGGGGGAGACCGAAACCGTCGACGTCGGTTTCGAACAGGGCGTTCCCGTCTCCGTCGACGGCGAGGAGATGGAGCCGGTCCACCTCGTCGAGTACCTGAACGACCTCGCCGGGAGCTACGGCGTGGGGCGCACCGACCTGATGGAAGACCGCATGCTCGGGCTGAAGGTGCGCGAGAACTACGAGCACCCCGCGGCGACGACGCTGCTCGCGGCCCACGAGGCCCTCGAAGGGCTCGTCCTGACGAAGGACGAACGCGACTTCAAACAGCAGGTTGACCAGCAGTGGGCCCAGAAGGCCTACGAGGGACTCGCCGACCACCCGCTCGTCGCGGCCCTCGACTCGTTCGTCGAGGAGACCCAGCAGACGGTGACGGGGACGGTGACAGTGAAGTTCGAGGGCGGACAGGCCCGCCCCGTGGCCCGCGAGAGCGAGCACGCCGTCTACTCCGCCGACGCCGCATCCTTCGACACGGAGACGGTGGCGGGCATCGAGCAGGAGGACGCGACGGGCGTGGCGAAGTACCACGGCTTCCAGTCGCGTCTCGCGAACGCCTCGAAGCCCGAACTCGCGCCCGACGGCGGGAACACGACCACCGTCGACGCCGTAGACGCGGGCAGCGACGGCGCTACTGAGACGAGCACGGAGGAGGACGCGGAATGA
- the thrC gene encoding threonine synthase, which yields MTDLRLGGDAPACADDGTWLACVECGATLAPFDGIVYRCSECGGLLEARYADYPTFEKFSGEGVWRYRAALPFDAGVSIREGNTPLYEVPGIETEAGVADLHVKHEGANPTGSFKDRGMTVGVRVAEELGVDRLACASTGNTSAALAAYGARADTPVLVLLPAGKVAAGKVAQAALHGARICEVDGNFDDCLDVVAELADRGEAYLLNSLNPFRLEGQKTIGLEILEQSRAATGEWPDRIVLPVGNAGNTAALYKCFRELVAAGEMDESEMPALTGVQAEGAAPMVEAVEAGADEVERWDDVETRATAIRIGNPVNAPKALPGIYDTGGTAVAVSDDAITDAQRLLAEDGVGVEPASAASVAGLLELRERGEIGSGERVVCLTTGHLLKDPDAAAAAGGKPVSVPADADGVLDAIRD from the coding sequence ATGACAGACCTGCGCCTGGGCGGGGACGCGCCCGCGTGCGCCGACGACGGGACGTGGCTGGCGTGCGTCGAGTGCGGCGCGACGCTCGCGCCCTTCGACGGCATCGTCTACCGGTGCTCGGAGTGTGGCGGACTGCTGGAGGCGAGATACGCCGACTATCCGACGTTCGAGAAGTTCTCGGGCGAGGGCGTGTGGCGCTACCGCGCGGCGCTCCCGTTCGACGCCGGCGTCTCGATTCGGGAGGGGAACACGCCGCTGTACGAGGTGCCCGGCATCGAGACCGAGGCGGGCGTCGCGGACCTCCACGTGAAACACGAGGGCGCGAACCCGACGGGGAGTTTCAAGGACCGCGGGATGACCGTCGGCGTGCGCGTCGCCGAGGAACTCGGCGTCGACCGCCTCGCCTGTGCTTCCACCGGGAACACGAGCGCGGCGCTCGCGGCGTACGGCGCGCGAGCCGATACGCCCGTGCTCGTCCTGTTGCCCGCCGGGAAGGTGGCCGCGGGGAAGGTGGCCCAGGCGGCGCTCCACGGCGCGCGCATCTGCGAAGTGGACGGTAACTTCGACGACTGCCTCGACGTCGTCGCGGAGCTCGCGGACAGGGGGGAGGCGTACCTGCTGAACAGCCTCAACCCGTTCCGACTAGAGGGCCAGAAGACCATCGGCCTCGAAATCCTGGAGCAGTCCCGCGCTGCAACCGGCGAGTGGCCCGACCGGATCGTGCTCCCGGTCGGGAACGCGGGGAACACGGCGGCGCTGTACAAGTGCTTCCGAGAACTCGTCGCCGCGGGCGAGATGGACGAGAGCGAGATGCCGGCGCTCACGGGCGTGCAGGCCGAGGGCGCGGCGCCGATGGTCGAGGCCGTCGAGGCGGGCGCAGACGAGGTCGAGCGCTGGGACGACGTGGAGACGCGTGCGACCGCCATCCGCATCGGCAACCCCGTGAACGCGCCGAAGGCCCTGCCCGGCATCTACGACACGGGCGGCACGGCGGTCGCGGTCTCCGACGACGCCATCACCGACGCCCAGCGACTGCTCGCCGAGGACGGCGTCGGCGTCGAACCCGCCTCCGCCGCGTCGGTGGCGGGGCTGCTCGAACTCCGGGAACGCGGCGAGATCGGTTCCGGCGAGCGCGTCGTCTGTCTGACGACCGGTCACCTGCTGAAGGATCCGGACGCGGCGGCCGCGGCCGGTGGGAAGCCGGTCTCCGTCCCTGCCGACGCCGACGGCGTTCTGGACGCGATCCGGGACTGA
- the lysW gene encoding lysine biosynthesis protein LysW — protein MTTCTECGADVTLHDDAEVGEIVDCATCGTELEVTDVSPPVLARAPELAEDWGE, from the coding sequence ATGACCACGTGTACCGAATGTGGGGCCGACGTGACGCTCCACGACGACGCGGAAGTTGGCGAAATCGTCGACTGTGCGACCTGTGGGACCGAACTGGAAGTCACGGACGTCTCACCCCCAGTTCTCGCGCGAGCCCCCGAACTCGCGGAGGACTGGGGGGAGTAA
- the argF gene encoding ornithine carbamoyltransferase: MHFLKIDDLTPDELASVLDDAAALKRAQADGIPHEALGGRTLAMLFEKPSTRTRVSFEVGMTQLGGHAVFLSADDIQLGRGEPVADTARVLGRYADAVMARVSDHGDLETLAAHSASPVVNGLSDSHHPAQTLADLLTLREVVGETGTVAWVGDGNNVGASFLVGAAMAGYDVRAATPPEYGFDDDVLARAREFGSVSVGTDPEAATAGADVVYTDVWVSMGDETEREERLSAFEGFQVDQELLGDAQFMHCLPVHRGEEVTADVVDGPQSVSWEQAENRLHAQKALLVALLTQTSHSSSFAEAQRT, encoded by the coding sequence ATGCACTTCCTGAAAATCGACGACCTCACACCGGACGAACTCGCGAGCGTGCTCGACGACGCGGCCGCGCTGAAGCGCGCGCAGGCCGACGGCATCCCCCACGAGGCGCTCGGCGGCCGAACCCTCGCAATGCTGTTCGAGAAGCCGTCGACGCGAACGCGAGTGAGCTTCGAGGTCGGAATGACGCAACTCGGCGGCCACGCCGTCTTCCTCAGCGCCGACGACATCCAACTCGGCCGCGGCGAACCGGTCGCGGACACCGCGCGCGTGCTCGGCCGGTACGCCGACGCCGTGATGGCGCGGGTCTCCGACCACGGCGACCTGGAGACGCTCGCCGCGCACTCCGCGAGCCCAGTCGTCAACGGCCTCTCGGACAGCCATCACCCCGCGCAGACGCTCGCCGACCTGCTGACGCTCCGCGAGGTAGTCGGGGAGACGGGAACGGTCGCGTGGGTCGGCGACGGCAACAACGTCGGCGCCTCGTTCCTCGTCGGTGCGGCGATGGCCGGCTACGACGTGCGCGCCGCGACACCGCCGGAGTACGGCTTCGACGACGACGTGCTCGCCCGCGCTCGCGAGTTCGGTTCCGTGTCGGTCGGCACCGACCCCGAGGCGGCGACCGCCGGTGCGGACGTCGTGTACACGGACGTCTGGGTGAGCATGGGCGACGAGACCGAACGCGAGGAGCGCCTCTCCGCCTTCGAGGGGTTCCAGGTCGACCAGGAACTCCTCGGAGACGCGCAGTTCATGCACTGCTTGCCCGTTCACCGCGGCGAGGAGGTGACAGCTGACGTCGTCGACGGCCCGCAGTCGGTCTCGTGGGAGCAAGCGGAAAACCGCCTGCACGCACAGAAGGCGCTGCTCGTCGCGCTGCTCACGCAGACGAGTCACAGTTCTTCGTTCGCAGAAGCACAGAGAACGTGA
- the argH gene encoding argininosuccinate lyase has protein sequence MSGEDDGTVVRRERFSGGPARSFLSSMSDDERIFAADLAVDRAHVVMLAEQGVVGGDDTGTILGALDDVEAAGFDALPDGEDVHEAIETAVVERVGRVGGKMHTARSRNDEVATCIRYRLREDLLSALDSVRSLREALADVAAAEAETVMPGYTHLQPAQPTTVAHWALSYEGTLARDADRLLDAYDRANESPLGAAAFGGTTFDVDRERTAELLGFDDVVTNSMDAAASRDFLLEAVAALSSVAVTCSGLAEDLVVFANRGFVDLADDYSSTSSIMPQKKNPDTLELVRATAGDALGAYQGLATTLKGLPRAYNRDLQRATPHAWHAADAVTDAAAVAAGAVATADWPAEALESAAGEGFATATGVADALAAAGLPFRTAHEIVSLASERSDTTDGGADLGAVDAAARDVTGESLADLADPEVVAAALDPVESAAQRDSLGGPAPDAVGDALVAVLDGIDADENAVAARRETLSEAADKLETEVVSYV, from the coding sequence ATGAGCGGAGAGGACGACGGCACGGTGGTTCGCCGCGAGCGCTTCAGCGGCGGCCCCGCGCGGTCGTTCCTCTCCTCGATGAGCGACGACGAGCGCATCTTCGCAGCGGACCTCGCGGTCGACCGCGCGCACGTCGTGATGCTCGCGGAGCAGGGCGTCGTGGGCGGCGACGACACCGGCACCATCCTCGGCGCGCTGGACGACGTCGAGGCGGCTGGCTTCGACGCGCTGCCCGACGGCGAGGACGTCCACGAGGCCATCGAGACGGCCGTCGTGGAGCGCGTGGGACGGGTCGGTGGCAAGATGCACACGGCGCGCTCTCGCAACGACGAGGTGGCGACCTGTATCCGGTACCGCCTGCGCGAGGACCTGCTTTCGGCCCTCGACTCGGTGCGTTCGCTGCGCGAGGCGCTGGCCGACGTCGCCGCCGCGGAGGCGGAGACGGTGATGCCCGGATACACGCACCTCCAGCCCGCACAACCCACGACCGTCGCGCACTGGGCGCTCTCCTACGAGGGGACGCTCGCGCGCGACGCCGACCGGTTGCTCGACGCGTACGACCGCGCGAACGAGTCGCCGCTCGGCGCGGCCGCGTTCGGGGGCACGACGTTCGACGTCGACCGCGAGCGCACGGCCGAACTGCTCGGCTTCGACGACGTGGTGACGAACTCGATGGACGCGGCGGCGAGCCGCGACTTCCTGCTGGAGGCGGTTGCAGCGCTGTCCTCGGTCGCCGTGACGTGTTCGGGGCTGGCCGAGGACCTCGTGGTGTTCGCCAACCGCGGGTTCGTCGACCTCGCGGACGACTACTCGTCGACGTCCTCCATCATGCCCCAGAAGAAGAACCCCGACACGCTGGAGCTGGTGCGCGCGACGGCGGGCGACGCGCTCGGCGCGTACCAGGGGCTAGCGACGACGCTGAAGGGGCTTCCACGCGCCTACAACCGCGACCTGCAGCGCGCGACGCCCCACGCGTGGCACGCTGCGGACGCGGTGACGGACGCGGCAGCGGTGGCCGCGGGCGCCGTGGCGACCGCAGACTGGCCCGCCGAGGCGCTCGAGTCGGCGGCCGGTGAAGGGTTCGCCACGGCGACGGGCGTGGCCGACGCGCTCGCCGCTGCGGGCCTGCCGTTCCGCACGGCGCACGAGATCGTTTCTCTCGCTTCGGAGCGCAGCGACACCACGGATGGAGGAGCGGACCTCGGCGCGGTGGACGCCGCCGCCCGTGACGTCACTGGCGAGTCGCTGGCGGACCTCGCAGACCCCGAGGTAGTGGCGGCCGCGCTCGACCCGGTCGAGAGCGCCGCGCAACGCGACTCCCTGGGCGGCCCAGCGCCCGACGCGGTCGGTGACGCGCTCGTTGCCGTGCTCGACGGTATCGACGCCGACGAGAACGCCGTCGCGGCACGCCGCGAGACGCTGTCCGAGGCGGCGGACAAACTGGAGACGGAGGTGGTGTCGTATGTCTGA
- a CDS encoding histidine kinase has translation MAETQTETEARRRRGIRGSAWRAGVAAGILGGIAMAVVMTFTMADVLENAIAAVVGLDGGIVGWFVQMSIAAVFGVVFAALMTEVPALERYLDNPSVVASLGAAYGVVLWVVVMALAIPAWLEVVGGAELAFPFLTAAGFVVYLTYGFVLGGTFPYLR, from the coding sequence ATGGCCGAAACCCAGACGGAGACCGAGGCGCGCAGGCGGCGAGGGATTCGAGGGAGTGCCTGGCGCGCCGGCGTCGCCGCCGGGATACTCGGCGGCATCGCGATGGCCGTCGTCATGACGTTCACGATGGCGGACGTCCTCGAGAACGCGATCGCCGCCGTGGTCGGACTCGACGGCGGCATCGTCGGGTGGTTCGTCCAGATGTCCATCGCGGCCGTCTTCGGCGTCGTCTTCGCCGCCCTGATGACCGAGGTGCCGGCCCTCGAGCGCTACCTCGACAACCCCTCGGTGGTCGCGTCCCTCGGGGCGGCCTACGGCGTCGTGCTCTGGGTCGTCGTGATGGCGCTCGCGATACCCGCGTGGCTCGAGGTCGTCGGCGGCGCGGAACTCGCGTTCCCCTTCCTCACGGCGGCGGGGTTCGTCGTCTACCTCACGTACGGGTTCGTACTCGGCGGAACGTTTCCCTACCTCCGGTAG
- a CDS encoding aspartate aminotransferase family protein, giving the protein MSGFVFGEKPIEIESGDGVHLYDSGGSEYLDFGASYACAPVGHSHPDVVSAVEQQASDLLFVQGSYPTETRTALYDRLAALAPGALSNVWLCNSGTEANEAALKFARHATDRETVVATKRAFHGRTLGSLAATWKQKYRDGFAVPDNVEFVDYGDADALADAVDEDTAAVLLEPVQGEGGVRPAPDGYLAAAREACDETGAALVLDEIQTGLGRTGALWACERAGVEPDVLTVAKGLGSGLPIGATVCADWIADDAGDHGSTFSGGPVPCAAALATLDVLERESLATHAGDLGGYLQSELSELPVRDVRGAGLLVGVEVKRGAMRALRALAMDHQLLALPAGRTTLRFLPPLSITEADIDRAVGALEGVL; this is encoded by the coding sequence ATGAGCGGATTCGTCTTCGGTGAGAAACCGATTGAGATCGAGTCGGGAGACGGCGTCCACCTGTACGATTCGGGCGGGAGCGAGTACCTCGACTTCGGGGCGTCGTACGCGTGCGCCCCGGTCGGCCACTCCCACCCCGACGTGGTTTCGGCCGTCGAACAGCAGGCCAGCGACCTGCTGTTCGTGCAGGGCTCGTACCCCACCGAGACGCGGACGGCGCTGTACGACCGCCTCGCAGCGCTCGCGCCGGGTGCGCTCTCGAACGTCTGGCTCTGTAACTCCGGCACGGAGGCCAACGAGGCGGCGCTGAAGTTCGCGCGCCACGCCACCGACCGGGAGACGGTGGTGGCGACCAAGCGCGCGTTCCACGGGCGCACGCTCGGGTCGCTCGCGGCCACCTGGAAGCAGAAGTACCGCGACGGCTTCGCGGTGCCCGACAACGTGGAGTTCGTGGACTACGGCGACGCGGACGCGCTCGCGGACGCCGTGGACGAGGACACCGCCGCCGTGCTGCTCGAGCCAGTGCAGGGCGAGGGCGGCGTCCGCCCCGCACCGGACGGCTACCTGGCCGCGGCCCGCGAGGCCTGCGACGAGACGGGCGCGGCGCTCGTGCTCGACGAGATCCAGACGGGACTCGGCCGCACCGGAGCGCTGTGGGCGTGCGAGCGCGCCGGCGTCGAACCCGACGTGCTCACCGTCGCGAAGGGACTTGGCAGCGGTCTCCCCATTGGCGCGACGGTGTGCGCGGACTGGATTGCCGACGACGCGGGCGACCACGGGTCGACGTTCTCCGGCGGTCCCGTTCCGTGTGCGGCGGCGCTCGCCACGCTCGACGTGCTCGAACGCGAGAGCCTGGCGACCCACGCTGGAGACCTCGGCGGCTACCTCCAGTCCGAACTGTCCGAACTGCCGGTTCGCGACGTTCGCGGCGCCGGGTTGCTAGTCGGGGTCGAGGTGAAACGGGGGGCGATGCGCGCGCTCCGCGCGCTCGCGATGGACCACCAGTTGCTCGCGCTCCCGGCGGGGCGAACGACCCTCAGGTTCCTCCCCCCGCTGTCGATTACGGAGGCTGACATTGACCGCGCCGTCGGGGCGCTGGAGGGGGTGCTGTGA
- a CDS encoding [LysW]-lysine hydrolase, giving the protein MTPRELLWELVSTPSVSGGESDAAGVLVDYFEDAGRNAWLDDAGNVRAPGDDGVLLTSHIDTVPGHIDVREERATSETPQGDGETVVRELWGRGSVDATGPLAAMAAASVATGASFAGVVEEETTSSGARHLVEDRTEPDAVVNGEPSGWDAVTLGYRGFLTGTYTVATESAHSSRPDPNAVQHAVAWTERVQSAFDDDDPVFESVTVKPVDFDGGLAEDGRSVTATVETQFRLPPGTTASDVRAAVADCTEVGAVAWSDDSVPPVMVSPRTTVAGALRAGIRDAGGDPAHLRKTGTSDANLYAAAWDCPVATYGPGDSALDHAPDERIDLADFDRGVDVLTTTAQRLCTS; this is encoded by the coding sequence GTGACCCCCCGAGAGCTGCTGTGGGAACTCGTCTCCACCCCCTCCGTTTCGGGTGGAGAGAGCGACGCTGCCGGCGTTCTCGTCGACTACTTCGAGGACGCAGGCCGCAACGCGTGGCTCGACGACGCGGGGAACGTTCGCGCCCCCGGCGACGACGGCGTGTTGCTCACGAGCCACATCGACACCGTCCCCGGCCACATCGACGTGCGCGAGGAGAGAGCGACGTCGGAGACACCGCAGGGAGACGGCGAAACCGTCGTACGCGAACTGTGGGGGCGCGGGAGCGTCGACGCCACCGGCCCGCTCGCCGCGATGGCGGCCGCGAGCGTGGCGACGGGCGCGTCGTTCGCGGGCGTCGTGGAAGAGGAGACGACCTCGTCCGGCGCGCGCCACCTCGTCGAGGACCGCACCGAACCCGACGCCGTGGTGAACGGCGAACCCTCCGGCTGGGACGCCGTGACGCTCGGCTACCGCGGGTTCCTCACGGGCACCTACACCGTCGCCACCGAGAGCGCGCACTCCTCGCGCCCGGACCCGAACGCCGTCCAGCACGCCGTCGCGTGGACGGAGCGCGTGCAATCGGCCTTCGACGACGATGACCCCGTCTTCGAGTCGGTGACGGTGAAACCCGTCGACTTCGACGGCGGCCTCGCTGAAGACGGCCGCAGCGTCACGGCGACCGTCGAGACGCAGTTCCGCCTGCCGCCCGGCACTACCGCGAGCGACGTGCGGGCGGCCGTCGCGGACTGCACGGAGGTCGGCGCGGTGGCGTGGAGCGACGACTCGGTTCCGCCCGTGATGGTGAGCCCGCGGACAACCGTCGCGGGCGCGCTCCGGGCCGGCATCCGTGACGCGGGCGGCGACCCGGCGCACCTCCGGAAAACCGGGACGAGCGACGCGAACCTCTACGCCGCCGCGTGGGACTGCCCGGTGGCGACGTACGGCCCGGGCGACTCGGCGCTCGACCACGCGCCCGACGAACGCATCGACCTCGCCGACTTCGACCGCGGCGTGGACGTACTGACGACGACAGCACAACGGCTATGCACTTCCTGA
- a CDS encoding acetylglutamate/acetylaminoadipate kinase: MVRVTVVVKIGGARAVDPQGAVTDVAHLTVNDEDVVVVHGGSTAVDDALDDYGKEPEYVESPSGMTGRFTDEETMDVFTMAMGKVNTDLVAAFENAGVPAVGLNGIDGGLLTGPRKSAVKVVEDGTKKIRRGDHSGKIESVNTDLLQTQLDAGYVPVVSVPMLAEDGVAVNADADRAAAAVAGALDATLVVLTDVDGVFENPNDPESVIEEVVTPDDLAAAEDAAEGFMSKKVLAATEALKGGAAGVVVADANSRDPVVRALAGAGTRFDPEAI, from the coding sequence GTGGTTCGCGTGACGGTCGTGGTCAAAATCGGCGGCGCGCGCGCCGTCGACCCGCAGGGCGCGGTGACCGACGTCGCGCACCTCACCGTCAACGACGAAGACGTGGTGGTCGTGCACGGCGGTTCGACGGCAGTCGACGACGCGCTCGACGACTACGGGAAGGAACCGGAGTACGTCGAGTCGCCCTCGGGCATGACCGGCCGGTTCACCGACGAGGAGACGATGGACGTGTTCACGATGGCGATGGGGAAGGTGAACACCGACCTCGTCGCGGCGTTCGAGAACGCTGGCGTCCCCGCCGTCGGCCTCAACGGCATCGACGGCGGACTGCTCACTGGACCGCGCAAGTCCGCGGTGAAGGTCGTCGAGGACGGCACGAAGAAGATCCGTCGCGGCGACCACTCCGGGAAGATCGAGTCCGTGAACACGGACCTCCTCCAGACCCAACTCGACGCGGGCTACGTCCCGGTCGTGTCGGTGCCGATGCTCGCGGAAGACGGGGTGGCGGTGAACGCGGACGCGGACCGCGCGGCCGCCGCCGTCGCCGGCGCACTCGACGCGACGCTCGTCGTGTTGACGGACGTCGACGGCGTCTTCGAGAACCCCAACGACCCGGAGTCGGTCATCGAGGAGGTGGTGACGCCCGACGACCTCGCGGCCGCCGAAGACGCCGCGGAGGGATTCATGTCGAAGAAGGTGCTCGCCGCCACGGAAGCCCTGAAGGGCGGCGCAGCGGGCGTCGTCGTCGCGGACGCGAACAGCCGTGACCCGGTCGTCCGGGCGCTCGCCGGCGCTGGCACGCGCTTCGACCCGGAGGCAATATGA